Proteins from a single region of Neodiprion virginianus isolate iyNeoVirg1 chromosome 4, iyNeoVirg1.1, whole genome shotgun sequence:
- the LOC124303987 gene encoding HMG box-containing protein 4 isoform X3, translating into MDFESPDDIADNKYKRQKAQQLHAQHLLERYEAHRQQVTQSHSSQHGDAPVQRQRKNSGSHIGRVKAEPLSENEGHSSGSYSEDDTAMNEEERYSLESGSDDEVDPLLIDDRETGFRRLEPPGQEAPSQANSLYMLEKCKKKLIIKDGKIIGRMKAQRKDKGKTRFTAYMLWAKEIRHELMKQYPEMDFATISKRLGELWATVPNLEKYNWRRRAKRLASKPSAAIAVKDESVWKMPPPSSKKKFINKIGNGKETKPSPSKKTIQLGVPSVVGNIPVSPPSNRGGKDLVNEPVIGTGMYKVIGMQPVDVAAHLKLLGESLTIIGERLKEHEGQIAVSGSLSVLLDSLLCALGPLICLTQQVPETDGAKPQTLSRMLDNIAYIMPGL; encoded by the exons ATGGACTTTGAGTCTCCTGATGACATAGCTGACAATAAATACAAACGACAAAAAGCCCAACAGTTACACGCACAGCATTTGCTAGAGCGTTATGAGGCACATCGTCAGCAAGTTACTCAAAGTCATTCATCTCAGCATGGAGACGCCCCTGTTCAACGGCAACGCAAAAACTCTGGATCCCACATCGGCAGAGTTAAGGCTGAGCCGTTGTCCGAAAATGAAGGACACTCCTCTGGCTCTTATTCTGAAGATGATACGGCAATGAACGAAGAGGAAAGATATAGCTTAGAATCTGGTAGTGATGATGAAGTGGATCCCTTATTGATTGATGATAGAGAAACTGGATTCAGGAGACTTGAACCACCCGGTCAGGAAGCTCCCTCACAGGCAAATAGTTTGTACATGCTTGAGAAGTGCaagaagaaattaattatcaagGATGGTAAGATTATTGGCAGAATGAAGGCTCAACGAAAGGATAAGGGT AAAACACGCTTCACAGCCTATATGCTGTGGGCAAAAGAGATTAGACACGAATTAATGAAGCAATATCCTGAAATGG ATTTTGCAACTATTTCAAAGCGTCTTGGTGAATTATGGGCAACTGTGCCAAACTTGGAAAAGTACAATTGGAGAAGACGGGCGAAACGTCTAGCGTCAAAGCCCAGCGCAGCAATCGCAGTCAAAGATGAATCAGTATGGAAAATGCCTCCACCTTcatcgaaaaagaaattcattaaCAAAATTG GAAACGGTAAAGAAACAAAACCTTCCCCTTCAAAAAAGACAATACAGCTTGGAGTACCTTCCGTGGTGGGAAATATTCCAGTTTCACCACCATCTAATCGTGGTGGTAAAGATCTAGTAAATGAGCCAGTCATTGGAACAGGAATGTACAAAGTGATAGGAATGCAGCCTGTGGATGTAGCTGCTCATTTGAAATTGCTTGGTGAAAGTCTGACGATAATTGGTGAACGATTAAAAGAACACGAGGGCCAAATAGCGGTTTCAGGTAGTCTTTCGGTTCTGTTAGACTCACTACTCTGTGCTCTTGGTCCATTAATCTGTCTTACGCAACAAGTCCCAGAGACAGATGGTGCAAAACCTCAAACACTTTCTCGAATGCTTGACAATATTGCGTACATCATGCCCGGTCTGTAG
- the LOC124303974 gene encoding phospholipase A-2-activating protein isoform X2 has product MQFYSVGHSSDVRAVAAFKDGSLVSVSRDKTARLWRPNELNAGYTESAVLRGHSNFVSSVCVINPSEQFPDGFVITGSNDNNICIYLPGEENPLHTIKAHQNTVCNLTAGKEEGTFLSSSWDLTAKLWHINKLDSPQLTLTSHTAAVWCVADLANGVIVSGSADKLVIAWRRNGTILHKFSGHTDCVRGICVIKDEEFLSCANDATIRHWSVSLGTCLGTYCGHTNYVYGIASTFLLGGSHVVTSGEDRTVRIWHNAEIQQTLTLPAQSIWSVDILPNGDIVTGSSDGLVRIFSAKPERYADAATLQQYDEAVANTQLNAEQELGGIKISDLPDAKALHQPGQRDGQTKMIRDGNTVKAYSWSQSSKQWQHVGDVMGASGGSPATSGKQLYNGMEYDYVFSVDIQDGVPPLKLPYNNGDDPWCAAQKFIHDNNLSQLFLEQVANFIVNNSQSAPVLNAEPQFADPFTGGNRYIPGSGIPGRTLPNNVPTPSASSSSSSVSQTYIPHTTYLKLEQANVPAITEKLLEFNKKIDSGIHTVSEECLDPFVKRLCSQNGDEVGADPIEMLKIFLNWPNNLVFPALDLARLAVLRPDVNSQLCNDGLLAVLRRHIKTDALPANQMLAFRVLANMFCHSKGEALGLHYKDELLKTILDLSSLGSKHNQIAIASYLLNLIVALNKLDDTPGRTRVLNVMFAVLPLLTEPEAIFRGLVGLGTILAATPDPEDRDKLITAVRQCESALAVIKTMSECSTNSPAQNKLSNCSKQIIDLIM; this is encoded by the exons ATGCAGTTTTATAGTG TTGGTCACAGTTCTGATGTGCGAGCTGTAGCGGCATTTAAGGATGGAAGTCTGGTGTCAGTCTCGCGCGATAAAACCGCTCGCCTTTGGAGGCCGAATGA ATTAAATGCCGGATACACGGAATCCGCAGTGCTAAGGGGTCACAGCAACTTTGTGAGTTCAGTATGCGTAATAAATCCCTCTGAACAATTCCCGGATGGCTTTGTAATTACTGGGAGCAACGACAACAATATCTGCATTTACCTGCCTGGGGAAGAGAATCCGCTGCACACTATAAAGGCGCACCAAAACACTGTGTGCAATTTGACTGCAGGTAAGGAGGAGGGAACATTCCTATCCAGTTCGTGGGATCTTACAGCAAAATTATGGCATATCAACAAGCTGGATTCACCACAACTGACTCTGACCAGTCACACGGCAGCTGTCTGGTGTGTGGCAGATTTGGCCAATGGCGTCATAGTCTCAGGATCGGCTGACAAGCTGGTTATAGCCTGGCGGAGAAATGGCACCATACTCCACAAGTTCTCAGGACACACAGATTGCGTTCGTGGAATATGCGTGATCAAGGACGAAGAGTTTTTGAGCTGTGCCAATGACGCAACCATTCGACATTGGAGTGTATCCCTAGGGACTTGCCTCGGCACTTACTGTGGGCACACGAACTACGTGTATGGAATAGCATCGACGTTTCTGCTGGGCGGTTCACATGTTGTTACTTCCGGAGAAGATAGGACTGTTAGGATTTGGCACAACGCTGAAATCCAACAGACTTTAACACTCCCTGCGCAGTCCATATGGTCAGTTGACATTTTGCCAAATGGAGACATTGTCACTGGATCTTCCGATGGATTAGTTAGAATTTTCTCTGCTAAACCTGAACGTTATGCCGATGCTGCAACTTTGCAACAGTACGACGAGGCCGTCGCTAATACCCAGCTTAATGCTGAGCAGGAGTTGGGTGGCATCAAGATTAGTGA TCTGCCAGATGCCAAAGCTCTACATCAACCTGGACAAAGAGATGGTCAGacaaaaatgataagagaTGGAAATACCGTCAAGGCTTACAGCTGGTCGCAATCAAGCAAACAGTGGCAACATGTGGGAGATGTGATGGGTGCCTCTGGTGGTAGTCCAGCCACATCTGGTAAACAATTGTATAATGGTATGGAGTACGACTACGTTTTCTCAGTCGACATTCAAGACGGTGTTCCACCTCTAAAGTTGCCTTACAATAATGGCGATGATCCTTGGTGTGCGGCCCAAAAGTTTATTCATGATAATAACCTTAGTCAACTATTTCTTGAACAG GTGGCAAACTTCATTGTAAATAATTCTCAGTCTGCCCCAGTTCTGAACGCCGAACCCCAGTTCGCTGATCCTTTTACAGGAGGAAATAGGTACATACCAGGATCTGGAATTCCTGGAAGAACATTACCAAATAATGTGCCAACACCGTCGGCTAGCTCTTCCAGTAGTTCTGTGTCGCAGACATACATACCGCATACTACCTATTTGAAATTGGAGCAAGCCAATGTTCCAGCTATCACTG AAAAATTACTAGAGTTCAACAAAAAGATTGACAGTGGCATTCACACAGTTTCGGAGGAATGCTTAGACCCATTTGTAAAACGATTGTGCAGTCAAAACGGAGACGAGGTTGGAGCTGATCCAattgaaatgttgaaaatatttttgaattggCCAAATAACTTGGTGTTCCCAGCATTGGACCTTGCAAGGCTGGCTGTACTTCGACCAGATGTTAACTCGCAGCTATGCAATGACGGATTGTTGGCCGTGCTGAGGCGGCACATCAAAACTGACGCACTTCCAGCTAATCAAATGCTAGCTTTTCGAGTACTAGCTAATATGTTCTGCCATAGTAAGGGTGAAGCATTGGGTCTACATTATAAAGACGAGTTACTCAAGACGATACTCGACCTTTCGTCTCTTGGAAGTAAACATAACCAG ATTGCGATAGCGAGTTACCTGCTTAATCTAATAGTGGCATTGAATAAACTTGACGATACACCTGGCAGAACAAGGGTACTTAATGTGATGTTTGCCGTTTTGCCGCTCTTGACTGAGCCCGAAGCAATATTCAGAGGGCTCGTTGGGTTGGGTACAATTTTGGCAGCAACACCAGACCCCGAGGATCGtgataaattaattacagCTGTGCGACAGTGCGAAAGTGCACTGGCTGTTATCAAGACAATGTCCGAATGTTCGACCAATAGCCCTGCACAAAATAAACTTTCTAATTGTTCCAAGCAAATTATTGATCTAATTATGTAA
- the LOC124303987 gene encoding HMG box-containing protein 4 isoform X1, which produces MQADIRKQVPKLENPQAQRRKKHFDQLDEMESFASPKRHQKTDDLEVTGISRSGRVRKKSSKLMDFESPDDIADNKYKRQKAQQLHAQHLLERYEAHRQQVTQSHSSQHGDAPVQRQRKNSGSHIGRVKAEPLSENEGHSSGSYSEDDTAMNEEERYSLESGSDDEVDPLLIDDRETGFRRLEPPGQEAPSQANSLYMLEKCKKKLIIKDGKIIGRMKAQRKDKGKTRFTAYMLWAKEIRHELMKQYPEMDFATISKRLGELWATVPNLEKYNWRRRAKRLASKPSAAIAVKDESVWKMPPPSSKKKFINKIGNGKETKPSPSKKTIQLGVPSVVGNIPVSPPSNRGGKDLVNEPVIGTGMYKVIGMQPVDVAAHLKLLGESLTIIGERLKEHEGQIAVSGSLSVLLDSLLCALGPLICLTQQVPETDGAKPQTLSRMLDNIAYIMPGL; this is translated from the exons ATGCAGGCGGACATTCGAAAACAAGTACCAAAACTTGAGAACCCCCAAGCACAGCGGCGTAAGAAGCATTTCGACCAGCTCGACGAAATGGAATCGTTCGCGTCTCCGAAACGTCATCAAAAAACGGATG ATTTAGAGGTTACAGGGATATCACGTAGTGGTCGCGTGCGTAAAAAGTCCTCTAAACTTATGGACTTTGAGTCTCCTGATGACATAGCTGACAATAAATACAAACGACAAAAAGCCCAACAGTTACACGCACAGCATTTGCTAGAGCGTTATGAGGCACATCGTCAGCAAGTTACTCAAAGTCATTCATCTCAGCATGGAGACGCCCCTGTTCAACGGCAACGCAAAAACTCTGGATCCCACATCGGCAGAGTTAAGGCTGAGCCGTTGTCCGAAAATGAAGGACACTCCTCTGGCTCTTATTCTGAAGATGATACGGCAATGAACGAAGAGGAAAGATATAGCTTAGAATCTGGTAGTGATGATGAAGTGGATCCCTTATTGATTGATGATAGAGAAACTGGATTCAGGAGACTTGAACCACCCGGTCAGGAAGCTCCCTCACAGGCAAATAGTTTGTACATGCTTGAGAAGTGCaagaagaaattaattatcaagGATGGTAAGATTATTGGCAGAATGAAGGCTCAACGAAAGGATAAGGGT AAAACACGCTTCACAGCCTATATGCTGTGGGCAAAAGAGATTAGACACGAATTAATGAAGCAATATCCTGAAATGG ATTTTGCAACTATTTCAAAGCGTCTTGGTGAATTATGGGCAACTGTGCCAAACTTGGAAAAGTACAATTGGAGAAGACGGGCGAAACGTCTAGCGTCAAAGCCCAGCGCAGCAATCGCAGTCAAAGATGAATCAGTATGGAAAATGCCTCCACCTTcatcgaaaaagaaattcattaaCAAAATTG GAAACGGTAAAGAAACAAAACCTTCCCCTTCAAAAAAGACAATACAGCTTGGAGTACCTTCCGTGGTGGGAAATATTCCAGTTTCACCACCATCTAATCGTGGTGGTAAAGATCTAGTAAATGAGCCAGTCATTGGAACAGGAATGTACAAAGTGATAGGAATGCAGCCTGTGGATGTAGCTGCTCATTTGAAATTGCTTGGTGAAAGTCTGACGATAATTGGTGAACGATTAAAAGAACACGAGGGCCAAATAGCGGTTTCAGGTAGTCTTTCGGTTCTGTTAGACTCACTACTCTGTGCTCTTGGTCCATTAATCTGTCTTACGCAACAAGTCCCAGAGACAGATGGTGCAAAACCTCAAACACTTTCTCGAATGCTTGACAATATTGCGTACATCATGCCCGGTCTGTAG
- the LOC124303989 gene encoding dual specificity protein phosphatase Mpk3 has product MPGGTTEEGLVSTEWLFSELRSLGGPSRLLVLDCRAHSEFAEAHIRGSVPLAIPSIMLRRLAAGKVDLLATIRCLDLRARVEVFLYGDKESRGTFILIGDSTEPAGHQGETIQVLTRRLRNSGGRVASLIGGFGAFRDRYPEWCEGGQANAEGLTGQDPNEGELMGLRSLRISTPPTTRAYSDSDSDSTCDSVGPEEDKDFPVEILPHLYLGNAANSEDRDALARHRIQYILNVTPDLPNVFEDAGSIKYMQIPISDHWSQNLASFFPQAIQFIEEARSSDKGVLVHCLAGVSRSVTITVAYLMHKCSLSLNDAFNLVRSRKSNVAPNFHFMEQLHSFEIELRNRGDRSKGNDRRCIGACRPGGPCNCPVPSFLSPIDLGLSPDSGIEFDRWAASTPAE; this is encoded by the exons ATGCCGGGCGGAACAACGGAAGAGGGTCTGGTGAGCACGGAATGGCTTTTTAGCGAACTTCGTTCGCTAGGGGGGCCGAGTCGGCTACTTGTTTTGGACTGCAGAGCTCACTCAGAATTTGCCGAGGCACATATAAGGGGCTCTGTGCCACTGGCGATTCCTAGCATCATGCTGCGTCGCTTGGCTGCAGGTAAGGTGGATCTCCTGGCGACGATCAGGTGCCTCGATCTAAGGGCCAGAGTAGAAGTATTTTTGTACGGGGACAAGGAGAGCCGTGGGACTTTCATACTGATTGGAGATTCCACCGAGCCTGCTGGTCACCAGGGCGAGACGATCCAAGTTCTGACTCGGAGGCTTCGAAACAGCGGCGGCAGAGTAGCTAGTTTAATTG GTGGTTTCGGAGCGTTCAGAGACAGATACCCTGAATGGTGCGAAGGGGGTCAGGCAAATGCCGAAGGACTAACTGGGCAAGATCCAAACGAGGGAGAACTTATGGGCCTTAGATCCCTTCGCATTTCAACCCCACCCACAACGAGAGCCTATTCCGATTCTGATAGCGACAGTACCTGTGACTCTGTCG GGCCAGAGGAAGACAAAGACTTTCCAGTGGAAATACTACCGCACTTATATTTAGGAAATGCAGCCAACAGCGAAGACAGAGATGCCCTAGCTCGCCACAGAATACAATATATCCTGAACGTTACACCTGATTTACCAAATGTGTTTGAAGATGCTGGCTCTATCAAATACATGCAGATACCTATCAGCGATCACTGGAGTCAAAACTTGGCCAGCTTTTTTCCTCAGGCAATTCAGTTCATCG AGGAAGCAAGAAGTTCGGATAAAGGTGTACTGGTCCACTGTTTAGCCGGAGTATCACGTTCCGTAACAATAACGGTTGCCTACCTTATGCACAAGTGCAGCCTTAGCCTGAATGACGCTTTTAATTTAGTACGAAGCCGGAAGTCAAACGTAGCTCCGAATTTTCACTTCATGGAACAGTTGCACAGCTTTGAAATAGAGCTCAGGAATCGGGGGGATAGAAGTAAAGGCAACGACAGAAGGTGTATCGGCGCCTGCCGACCTGGAGGTCCTTGCAATTGTCCCGTACCTAGCTTTTTAAGTCCTATCGATCTAGGTCTTAGTCCTGATTCAGGTATTGAGTTTGATAGATGGGCGGCTAGTACGCCGGCAGAATGA
- the LOC124303974 gene encoding phospholipase A-2-activating protein isoform X1 has translation MEEAPYKLSSVLVGHSSDVRAVAAFKDGSLVSVSRDKTARLWRPNELNAGYTESAVLRGHSNFVSSVCVINPSEQFPDGFVITGSNDNNICIYLPGEENPLHTIKAHQNTVCNLTAGKEEGTFLSSSWDLTAKLWHINKLDSPQLTLTSHTAAVWCVADLANGVIVSGSADKLVIAWRRNGTILHKFSGHTDCVRGICVIKDEEFLSCANDATIRHWSVSLGTCLGTYCGHTNYVYGIASTFLLGGSHVVTSGEDRTVRIWHNAEIQQTLTLPAQSIWSVDILPNGDIVTGSSDGLVRIFSAKPERYADAATLQQYDEAVANTQLNAEQELGGIKISDLPDAKALHQPGQRDGQTKMIRDGNTVKAYSWSQSSKQWQHVGDVMGASGGSPATSGKQLYNGMEYDYVFSVDIQDGVPPLKLPYNNGDDPWCAAQKFIHDNNLSQLFLEQVANFIVNNSQSAPVLNAEPQFADPFTGGNRYIPGSGIPGRTLPNNVPTPSASSSSSSVSQTYIPHTTYLKLEQANVPAITEKLLEFNKKIDSGIHTVSEECLDPFVKRLCSQNGDEVGADPIEMLKIFLNWPNNLVFPALDLARLAVLRPDVNSQLCNDGLLAVLRRHIKTDALPANQMLAFRVLANMFCHSKGEALGLHYKDELLKTILDLSSLGSKHNQIAIASYLLNLIVALNKLDDTPGRTRVLNVMFAVLPLLTEPEAIFRGLVGLGTILAATPDPEDRDKLITAVRQCESALAVIKTMSECSTNSPAQNKLSNCSKQIIDLIM, from the exons ATGGAAGAAGCACCGTATAAATTAAGTTCCGTGTTAGTTGGTCACAGTTCTGATGTGCGAGCTGTAGCGGCATTTAAGGATGGAAGTCTGGTGTCAGTCTCGCGCGATAAAACCGCTCGCCTTTGGAGGCCGAATGA ATTAAATGCCGGATACACGGAATCCGCAGTGCTAAGGGGTCACAGCAACTTTGTGAGTTCAGTATGCGTAATAAATCCCTCTGAACAATTCCCGGATGGCTTTGTAATTACTGGGAGCAACGACAACAATATCTGCATTTACCTGCCTGGGGAAGAGAATCCGCTGCACACTATAAAGGCGCACCAAAACACTGTGTGCAATTTGACTGCAGGTAAGGAGGAGGGAACATTCCTATCCAGTTCGTGGGATCTTACAGCAAAATTATGGCATATCAACAAGCTGGATTCACCACAACTGACTCTGACCAGTCACACGGCAGCTGTCTGGTGTGTGGCAGATTTGGCCAATGGCGTCATAGTCTCAGGATCGGCTGACAAGCTGGTTATAGCCTGGCGGAGAAATGGCACCATACTCCACAAGTTCTCAGGACACACAGATTGCGTTCGTGGAATATGCGTGATCAAGGACGAAGAGTTTTTGAGCTGTGCCAATGACGCAACCATTCGACATTGGAGTGTATCCCTAGGGACTTGCCTCGGCACTTACTGTGGGCACACGAACTACGTGTATGGAATAGCATCGACGTTTCTGCTGGGCGGTTCACATGTTGTTACTTCCGGAGAAGATAGGACTGTTAGGATTTGGCACAACGCTGAAATCCAACAGACTTTAACACTCCCTGCGCAGTCCATATGGTCAGTTGACATTTTGCCAAATGGAGACATTGTCACTGGATCTTCCGATGGATTAGTTAGAATTTTCTCTGCTAAACCTGAACGTTATGCCGATGCTGCAACTTTGCAACAGTACGACGAGGCCGTCGCTAATACCCAGCTTAATGCTGAGCAGGAGTTGGGTGGCATCAAGATTAGTGA TCTGCCAGATGCCAAAGCTCTACATCAACCTGGACAAAGAGATGGTCAGacaaaaatgataagagaTGGAAATACCGTCAAGGCTTACAGCTGGTCGCAATCAAGCAAACAGTGGCAACATGTGGGAGATGTGATGGGTGCCTCTGGTGGTAGTCCAGCCACATCTGGTAAACAATTGTATAATGGTATGGAGTACGACTACGTTTTCTCAGTCGACATTCAAGACGGTGTTCCACCTCTAAAGTTGCCTTACAATAATGGCGATGATCCTTGGTGTGCGGCCCAAAAGTTTATTCATGATAATAACCTTAGTCAACTATTTCTTGAACAG GTGGCAAACTTCATTGTAAATAATTCTCAGTCTGCCCCAGTTCTGAACGCCGAACCCCAGTTCGCTGATCCTTTTACAGGAGGAAATAGGTACATACCAGGATCTGGAATTCCTGGAAGAACATTACCAAATAATGTGCCAACACCGTCGGCTAGCTCTTCCAGTAGTTCTGTGTCGCAGACATACATACCGCATACTACCTATTTGAAATTGGAGCAAGCCAATGTTCCAGCTATCACTG AAAAATTACTAGAGTTCAACAAAAAGATTGACAGTGGCATTCACACAGTTTCGGAGGAATGCTTAGACCCATTTGTAAAACGATTGTGCAGTCAAAACGGAGACGAGGTTGGAGCTGATCCAattgaaatgttgaaaatatttttgaattggCCAAATAACTTGGTGTTCCCAGCATTGGACCTTGCAAGGCTGGCTGTACTTCGACCAGATGTTAACTCGCAGCTATGCAATGACGGATTGTTGGCCGTGCTGAGGCGGCACATCAAAACTGACGCACTTCCAGCTAATCAAATGCTAGCTTTTCGAGTACTAGCTAATATGTTCTGCCATAGTAAGGGTGAAGCATTGGGTCTACATTATAAAGACGAGTTACTCAAGACGATACTCGACCTTTCGTCTCTTGGAAGTAAACATAACCAG ATTGCGATAGCGAGTTACCTGCTTAATCTAATAGTGGCATTGAATAAACTTGACGATACACCTGGCAGAACAAGGGTACTTAATGTGATGTTTGCCGTTTTGCCGCTCTTGACTGAGCCCGAAGCAATATTCAGAGGGCTCGTTGGGTTGGGTACAATTTTGGCAGCAACACCAGACCCCGAGGATCGtgataaattaattacagCTGTGCGACAGTGCGAAAGTGCACTGGCTGTTATCAAGACAATGTCCGAATGTTCGACCAATAGCCCTGCACAAAATAAACTTTCTAATTGTTCCAAGCAAATTATTGATCTAATTATGTAA
- the LOC124303987 gene encoding HMG box-containing protein 4 isoform X2, giving the protein MQADIRKQVPKLENPQAQRRKKHFDQLDEMESFASPKRHQKTDEVTGISRSGRVRKKSSKLMDFESPDDIADNKYKRQKAQQLHAQHLLERYEAHRQQVTQSHSSQHGDAPVQRQRKNSGSHIGRVKAEPLSENEGHSSGSYSEDDTAMNEEERYSLESGSDDEVDPLLIDDRETGFRRLEPPGQEAPSQANSLYMLEKCKKKLIIKDGKIIGRMKAQRKDKGKTRFTAYMLWAKEIRHELMKQYPEMDFATISKRLGELWATVPNLEKYNWRRRAKRLASKPSAAIAVKDESVWKMPPPSSKKKFINKIGNGKETKPSPSKKTIQLGVPSVVGNIPVSPPSNRGGKDLVNEPVIGTGMYKVIGMQPVDVAAHLKLLGESLTIIGERLKEHEGQIAVSGSLSVLLDSLLCALGPLICLTQQVPETDGAKPQTLSRMLDNIAYIMPGL; this is encoded by the exons ATGCAGGCGGACATTCGAAAACAAGTACCAAAACTTGAGAACCCCCAAGCACAGCGGCGTAAGAAGCATTTCGACCAGCTCGACGAAATGGAATCGTTCGCGTCTCCGAAACGTCATCAAAAAACGGATG AGGTTACAGGGATATCACGTAGTGGTCGCGTGCGTAAAAAGTCCTCTAAACTTATGGACTTTGAGTCTCCTGATGACATAGCTGACAATAAATACAAACGACAAAAAGCCCAACAGTTACACGCACAGCATTTGCTAGAGCGTTATGAGGCACATCGTCAGCAAGTTACTCAAAGTCATTCATCTCAGCATGGAGACGCCCCTGTTCAACGGCAACGCAAAAACTCTGGATCCCACATCGGCAGAGTTAAGGCTGAGCCGTTGTCCGAAAATGAAGGACACTCCTCTGGCTCTTATTCTGAAGATGATACGGCAATGAACGAAGAGGAAAGATATAGCTTAGAATCTGGTAGTGATGATGAAGTGGATCCCTTATTGATTGATGATAGAGAAACTGGATTCAGGAGACTTGAACCACCCGGTCAGGAAGCTCCCTCACAGGCAAATAGTTTGTACATGCTTGAGAAGTGCaagaagaaattaattatcaagGATGGTAAGATTATTGGCAGAATGAAGGCTCAACGAAAGGATAAGGGT AAAACACGCTTCACAGCCTATATGCTGTGGGCAAAAGAGATTAGACACGAATTAATGAAGCAATATCCTGAAATGG ATTTTGCAACTATTTCAAAGCGTCTTGGTGAATTATGGGCAACTGTGCCAAACTTGGAAAAGTACAATTGGAGAAGACGGGCGAAACGTCTAGCGTCAAAGCCCAGCGCAGCAATCGCAGTCAAAGATGAATCAGTATGGAAAATGCCTCCACCTTcatcgaaaaagaaattcattaaCAAAATTG GAAACGGTAAAGAAACAAAACCTTCCCCTTCAAAAAAGACAATACAGCTTGGAGTACCTTCCGTGGTGGGAAATATTCCAGTTTCACCACCATCTAATCGTGGTGGTAAAGATCTAGTAAATGAGCCAGTCATTGGAACAGGAATGTACAAAGTGATAGGAATGCAGCCTGTGGATGTAGCTGCTCATTTGAAATTGCTTGGTGAAAGTCTGACGATAATTGGTGAACGATTAAAAGAACACGAGGGCCAAATAGCGGTTTCAGGTAGTCTTTCGGTTCTGTTAGACTCACTACTCTGTGCTCTTGGTCCATTAATCTGTCTTACGCAACAAGTCCCAGAGACAGATGGTGCAAAACCTCAAACACTTTCTCGAATGCTTGACAATATTGCGTACATCATGCCCGGTCTGTAG
- the LOC124304002 gene encoding U3 small nucleolar ribonucleoprotein protein IMP4 yields MLRRQARLRREYLYRKSVQDKMKTIQDKKERLKHSLEENTPIHHDLRKNALHLQKKIEWEDAGPEMAVAIGTEMGGAIGTHEDDEYRWAGVEDPKIVITTSRDPSSRLKMFVKELRLIFPNSQRMNRGNYEMKQLIHACRANDVTDFIMVHEHRGIPDTLVICHLPYGPTAYFTMSDVVMRHDIPDIGTMSEQYPHLIFHNFKTKLGQRTVSILKHLFPVPKEDSKRIITFANHDDYISFRHHNYKKINGKDIEMSEVGPRFQLKLYEIKLGTLDNAAAADSEWALRPYMNTTHKRRFLSEEDGWQQEDDF; encoded by the coding sequence ATGTTGAGAAGACAAGCGCGACTGAGGCGGGAATACCTCTATCGAAAGTCAGTACAGGACAAAATGAAGACGATCCAGGACAAGAAAGAGAGGTTAAAACATAGCCTAGAAGAGAATACTCCGATCCATCACGACCTAAGGAAGAATGCATTgcatttgcaaaaaaaaatcgagtgGGAAGATGCAGGCCCCGAAATGGCCGTAGCGATCGGTACGGAGATGGGAGGAGCAATTGGCACGCACGAGGACGACGAATACCGATGGGCAGGTGTCGAGGACCCGAAAATAGTTATAACGACATCGCGAGACCCCAGCTCGCGGCTGAAAATGTTCGTCAAAGAGCTCAGACTCATATTTCCAAACTCCCAAAGGATGAATCGCGGTAATTACGAAATGAAACAGCTAATTCACGCCTGTCGTGCCAATGACGTGACCGATTTTATCATGGTGCACGAGCATAGAGGGATTCCAGACACCCTGGTTATCTGCCATCTGCCCTACGGACCTACAGCCTATTTCACCATGTCAGACGTCGTCATGCGTCACGATATTCCAGACATTGGAACAATGTCTGAACAGTATCCGCATTTAATATTTCACAACTTTAAAACTAAACTGGGACAGAGGACTGTCAGCATATTAAAGCATTTGTTTCCTGTACCTAAGGAGGACAGCAAAAGGATAATCACTTTTGCTAATCACGACGACTATATTTCATTCCGTCATCataattacaagaaaataaatggcAAGGATATTGAAATGTCTGAAGTCGGTCCCAGGTTTCAACTTAAATTGTACGAAATCAAATTGGGCACATTAGAcaatgctgctgctgctgattcAGAGTGGGCCTTACGACCGTACATGAATACTACTCATAAAAGACGGTTTTTATCTGAGGAAGATGGGTGGCAACAGGAAGATGACTTTTAG